The stretch of DNA cagcataccaccaagaaggaccaaccacatccaacaggattaactgtggatgctgtaagaggaagctgtctgaaagtgatgttcgggtgctaacccggattgtatccaaaaaacataaatccacggctgcccaaatcatggcagaattcaatgtgcacctcaactctcctgtttccaccagaactgtccgtcgagacaatacattattgtggtctaaaaccaggtgtttcagtttcattgtccaacccctgtatgttgcaCATTTGTTGCACATTTGCACTTTGTCTATTGTCTGTACCAGAAGAATGCTAATGCTCAGCAGTGTTGGCCAGGTTCTGGTTAAAGCTTAGCTCTATTGTGGCCCGTTAGTTTTCCTTAAACTGTATTTGGTTCATGTGGCATTCATCCAAGCCTTTAACACATGTCACATAAATACCAGTCCAGTTCAGTAAAATGCTAAGTGGCTGAGTAAGTTCCTCTCCTGTTGTTCTTTTCCTCATAATTATCCAGTTCTGCAGTGCACTCACTCTTCCACCTTAGTGCGTCACTTAAGCAACACAAGCGCTGACATTTTTACAATCATTAAAACAgaatacagtaccagacaaaagtttggacacaccataaattcagtatttttttttattattttaaaatgttctgcattctatattaatactaaactcatccaaactatgaagacaaacatggaattatttagtaaacaaaaagtgataaacaaaccagaatatgttttagattttatattcttcaaagtagcaccccttgcgtaaatgacagctttgtacatcttggctgcattttctcagtcagttttatgaggtagagtcacctggaaaggctttaagttaacagctgttctgaacttgtaaagagttaattacttgaatttcttgtctcttaatgtgtttgagagcatcagttgtaaagttgtgaagtggtagagttggtatacaataaatatttgagtgatgttctaatccatattgtgaCAATTACTATAAtgacaactactcaactaagtaaaaaaaagaaatgaaataattttaagaactttggaagtatcctcaagtgcagttgtaaagaccatcaaaaacattgatgaaactggcactgatcaggaacgccccaggaaaggaagagcaagaggttcctctgttgcacaggataaattaatcagagttaccaggttcagaaaccacaagttaacagctccccagataaaagcacctaaatgatttacagagtattatggtttgtttaacactttaagttcctacacgattccttatgtgttccttcatagtctggatgacttaggTGTTTATTTACAATGTATGGGGGACAAAAAAATCAATGAGAATGTGTGTCTGGTACCCAGTGtcgggaagtaacggattacatgtaacggcgttacgtaatcaaattacaaattatgagtaactgtaatccgttacagttactgcttcagtaagtggtaatcagattacagttactctgctaaaataaatggattacaaaccacgcaattgcttggggccccagggatcagggggtcccctgctggccaaaaggttggccaaaaaaaaaaaaaaaaaaaaaaaaaaagtttgacaccgAAGAGACATCATACATGCAAGTTAAGCTAGGCGAGGTAGACTAAGGTAGCTTCAGCATAACCATGAAACAATTTTATCCAAGCGgtgcccaaaaaagaaagaaaataaaggaaaggaagtccagcacTGAAAGCTTAACAACGCTCCTTCAGTTTTTGAACATCTGACGAGGATGAGGTACCTGAGACAGCTAGGTTTtcagagtcaatattgcattttgctatacaaaagaatccacTTGATCAGGGCccccagaaaaaaacattgcttggggccccagaacttccaaatccgcctTTGCTGGTACAATATATTGTCATATCGAACAACCCTAGCTTATCCTTATTGGTAAACAGATTAGAGAACCCTAAACAGAACATAACACCTTGTAAAATAAGTTTAGGTTAAATATTTTGTGTTAGAGCAGCAGTAGCCACATGTTAACACAGCAACAGTAAGTACAGTGGTTACAGTTCTTCTTCCAGGGCTCTACGTGAGTTCTGCTACATCACACTGATGTAACCACATTGCCATAAACATGCCATGGCAGATGTCATACCCTGTCAAGAGCTGCCACCACAGATTATATCTAGTTATATAACAGTGTCATATTACCATTACTGGTTCCTGGTTCCTGACAGGTTGATGGACAAGCAGgaagtggagacaggctggcagAGCATCACCAGGGAGGAAACCTGGAGTCTGGAGATCTGCAGGATTCATACTTCAGTGATGATCTTCTGTTGATGAGAACATAGCCGGTCATCTTAGTGTTAGCAATTAACTtctataccataacaacaccttatcaATTAACACctgtatcatagcaaccactagtAATATGTAAATCCATTTCCCagcactgtaaaacactgtaaggCTGAATATGTggaatttacttaaatactttTTAAGCTTATTGTTGCCTGagattttttataaatgtgaactGAAAATTTGAgttaattaaaaaagttaaaagtgttTAGCTAATTTGCTTAAATTGTAAGTTCATGTATTGAAGTTTATGCATTTAATCAGTTGCTTTGCACAATATTTTTACTTTGAATTTTACGGTCAGGTCAATAAAGTAGATttgtaatgattaaaaaaaattgttaattttGATTTCTGTTAGGTAAAACATACATGTGTACTCAACATATAGGCAAGACTATAGCCCAGTAAATCAGAATATATAGttaatctacaagtttacctaagttATCCTGGGGGAATCAGTACAGTGTTGGTGTGTGTCAGAAACGAGGGGGCACAccaagtatgcaaatagattgtgccaaaagccaatagaaaagaggCAGTCACTGGGAACAGACTAAACTATATGTTGCCACAAATCTTCAACTcgaaaatagttgagtattgtttccTATTTTACTTTTGTGATTCACTTTTTAGTGAAATGTATTGCTTTTAAATACATTGTAAGTTTACAGTGtaggaatataaaataaaatagtgttgCCGAATGGAAATAGTGAGTGTAGACTGTTGCTTTGTAAACATACCTTTTAAGGTATTTaacagatgcccttatccagagcgacttacaacagtgcttcagtGTTAAGTCAAAATATCTATAGCAAGTTTGTAGAGACAAGGATCAAGGGATATACAGAGcctgatcatgtttagaaccctagaagatttatttcttttttattatttgtttacaaACTCTTTggaaagatgagtcttcagtcagcGTTTGAATatcgtgagtgactctgctgttctgacgaccagtggaagttcattccaccagcttggtcctccagcacagagaagagttgggatgtttgttttctgtgggttttgagggaatacatactgtaattttttacagtgtatctgatgtatgtttatatttctgCACTTAGTATGTGTTGtttgcaggatttttttttattatttttattattctattaaatATTATTGTGACACTTGTCTTGAAACAGTGTTCCATGAAAAGGtgctgtaaaaataaacattattattattatttgaattattgACAGAAATTTAAGTGTTCTTATTCCTCAttactgtattctctctctctgcagatggTGCAGGTGTAACTGGGGCTAGTGGGGAGAAGAACAGCATGCAGTCCAAACCATTACTGATGGTGTGAAACAAGCACTGGAAGAACAGAACCATCAaattagaacacacacacacacaccttttctgCTTTTCACACTGTTTTCTGCTGGTCACATGCAATTATATAACGCCATTTCACTTTCACACACGAGAATGATGGAAAATTATAGTACTTATTTACATGCAGAAGTAAATGCCTGTACATACAATACATCTCACTGAAACATTCACACATACGCTCTAAAAACTGAGTACCAGCACAAAAGCTAAAGCAAGGACCCCCACAAAGAGTCCAAGAGaataatgaaagaaagagaatcataaataaatatgcaacacaataataataataataccaataataataataataataataataataataatttaatgccCCAGGGAACCTAAATACAGTCATGATTAAAAGTGTTAGCACCCCTGATTTTTTCCCAGAAAGCTTTTTGCAATTACACAGTCTctgttatacatatatttattcccTTTGCTTATATTGCAACAACACAAATAACTGGGCACCTTGACTGTGTTCACTGTGAACATTACCAAAGGAATTTGGGTCccaatgtagggcccagtgtcagaaagctgtgTTTGagtcctaggtcatgggtcttccagcaggacaatgaccccaaacatacttcaaaaagcacccagaaatggatggaaacaaagcgcTGAAGAGTTCTGAAGTGACCACCAATCAGTCAAGATCTTAATCCCATTTAAATCCTGGGGAGAGATATTTAAATTGCTGTTGGGAGACCTGAAACAGTTTGCAAACAAAGAGTTGTCTAGAATTCCAGCTGAGAAGTGTAAGAATATTGTAAATGTTATAGAAAAATATTGATTTGAGTATTTTTTTCCAACAGTGTGCAACcaaattttaatttgaaattggCAATACTTTTGGTCTATATCTGGAATTTTTCCTGAAATTATAACAATTTTggcttttttctgttctgtttgaCTTTGTTGTTCCAGAATACACAAActaaataaacatgtatataacAAAACGTGTAATTGCAATAAGGCTGAGGCAAAGTGAGGGTGTGGGACACACACCcattatgaaaataaataagGGCAAAATAAATAAGAGCAGCAGCCAATAGAAAATAAGTACTTTTTGTGTAATGCTGTTTAATGTACTAAGAAATgctgaaaagaaaaataacattaaaaactcttatcattatacattttatattcaaatGACATCTTTATGAACGACTGATGAACTGCTCTTCACATTACCAGAGTCCTTCACTGAGCAGCTGATCCTCCTTCATCACTGCTTTGAAGTTAGTAACTATAATTAGAAAAGTCACATGGGGTTGCTGTATTTACAGCAATGTTctttatttgattaaaacagtACTTTACTGTTAAAGGTTCAATCAAAATGTTACAGTGTAGTATTCTTGTGACTTTCACCCTCAGGAATGTAAGCAGCAGgccttttttaaagctgtttatcTGTGGAAGATATGAAGTCATTCATCAGACAAAGGCAGAATGAACTTGTAGAACtgatttttcatgtaaaaaaaaagcacaacaaaatatgatttattacagtaatttaaaGTCTTTCAGCTTTTAAAGTATATTTCTTGCCTGTCCCATGCTACCACTGCTATTTTGATGTTTATTAATCCGTTTCTTTGTTGATTAATCCGCGTGTTGGAGTCACCAGGCTGTGGGTGAGTGATTGAGCGCAGCGTCGTTTTCTGAGTCAGGCTTTAAGCTGATGATTTGTTGGTGAACTCGGGCGGTATGGGGTCAGAGTGAAGCACTGCCACAGCTTGACTGGCATTAGTCAGCTCAGCAGGCCTAGGCTGGATGGAGTTGGAGGACATGATTTACATGAGTGACACACTAAACGGGTGAAACCACATGTGAACATATTATACTGCCCTCGGCTGATCTGCAGTACTGTTCTGATCACCTCAGCCTTGCCTAATGATGTACTGCTATTCTTCATTCTCTTAAGGTAGTTAATGTGGTTTCTGTTAATGTATTAGGACAGGTTGTGCTGTCCTGTTGTGAGTTCTGTACAGCTCGTTTGGTCGAGTATGGAGCTGTGTCCGCCTGTTTTGCTAAAAATACCAATCTCTGGTCCTGCTGAAATGAGTGGGTTGCTTTATAGAATCAGATATGGTTGGTCCACTGCAGACATGAAACCTATCCGCTCCTTGTGCAACAGGTGAGGtcatgtgattggttcattttgtaatgtgACACTTATCACACATAGCACATTACTTCCTTTCCTATTAGTATATCCTAAAAAAATCCATACTGTGATAGGactgagggtactgtaataataaggcgtactgtgataggactggagtgagggtactaaAGCATTAACACCAAGAGGCATCTAGCCAAAGTTTTGAGCAAAATGCAACCACTGCCTTAAGACCacgacaaataaaaaaaactggagTCTAATATAGGTTTTAACAATAGTAAAAACTGTACACATCAAGTATAACATTCTGAACACCTCCTAGTAGTTGTTTCATagattgtagtcctgtatctatTTCTCTGCATACCTTATTAATATCCTCCTTtctccctgttcttcaatactcaggaccacaaaggagagaccaccacagagcagatgttATTTGGgcggtggatcattctcagcactgcagtgaacaGCCCCGGCTCAGACCGCTTTGCTTGGGGGGGCAGTAAAATATAACGGGTGGGCATTTTGAGTTGTTGACAACACTGTTTCATGAAAAGCTTTAATATAACCTTAAATCAAAAGTACATAGACACAGACTGAGAATGTAATATTTAAAGTGGAAATAGGAGCAAGAGGGAAAACTAATACGATAAggttattaaaatataaagaaaacggTGGATTTGGACGGTAATATTATGGAATAAAAGgtaatattatgcaaataaataaaataaagataacataacataacataagcaaaaaaaataaattatacatatgCAAAAGTAGTCAGTGCACAGCTTATACATAGTGTAAACAGTCTAAACTGCTGGAAACAGGAAAATGTCCAAATTGTGCCTATAGTATCaatagattttgtgaccactgttATTTTCAAGCACTGTCTTTGCCCTCTTGGGAATGGAATTCACTAGAGCTTCATAGGTTACTGCTGGAATTCTCTTCCTTTCCTCCATGATGGTATCACAGAGCTGGCGGATGTAAGAAACCTTGTGGATGTTGGAGAACTTCTGTTAGAGACTAGATGAATGCTTGGCCAGTCCAGCACCTTTGCAGTCAGTTTCTTTAGGAAGGCAGTTGTcgtcttggaggtgtgtttggggcagtgttgtgcgtgaacgagttcaaaagaacacgttcattgaacacgctcattttttcatgaatgttgaactgaacgcaacgcattttttaataaagaacttgagcgtgaattagttcacattatatGTCATGAAcagcagacatcactgtaaatgaacgttggctagagagcgcgagagagagagagagagggcgagagagagagagtgcgagggcgaaggcgagagaaagagagagagaccaacgacgagagtgcggagcgcgcgcgagagagagagacagagatacagagagagagagagagaccaatgacgggagtgagagaaagcgctgcaataaaaaaaatggctagtggaagtgatgcacggagacagacaccgattctcctgaacattttcatcacttAAGAAACGCACAATGCGCTCCTTGCACTCAGGGCTCTGACGCATTTCTGCTTTTAAATAATACGGCTCGAACGcttccggttgtattgtttacattcgccgGCATACACAAAACCTCCTACTTTTGCTAGTCTGAGTTCAAAATGAGTGTCCGTCGTAAAGTTTTCAAGTCGGAACATTTTCAGAAACAGCAAAAACAATATACAGAGCActgttgtgttcctttttgcaccGCGTCTGCTAAATTTAATGGAACCATAAGCTTTCATAGCTTCCCGGCTCAAAATGATCTAAGGACACAGTGGCTGATAAACATCCGCAGGGACCACTTTACCATTTCAGCGCATACAAAGGTCTGCAGCAGACACTTCATACCAGACCACCTGGTAGACCCAAAAACGGCAGAAGGTCGGAGAAGATTGGCAAAGgatgcagtgccactgctttttCAATGGAACGACTACAGCACACAGGCTCCAAGGCTAAGTGTATGGGAGAGAAGAGAAAGGCCAGCTGAACCTACCTGCCTTGATGATCCACCAGCTGATCTTACAATGGATCACAATTATTGTTCTGCTCCTGAGCCATCATCGCTAGACATGTCTTGTGCTGAAAACGAAGATCTGTCCCGTGAAGTGGAGGAGCTGAGAAATCAGCTACAAGAACTACGAGTCCACACAACTTTTGGGCTGCAACGTTTCGCCGGCTCCGACGAGGACATCCGATTTTACACCAGGTAACGTGTAGTAAACACAGCTAGTTAGCTATTTAAGCAATGCACTGACAAGTTGACACGTAAAACGTAACATAAATATACTTATTTTGCCTACAGATTCCCAAGCTATGACCACCTGATGTCGTTTTGCTGGCTTATTGAGCCATCCGTCCACAAAATGGTTCGGGTCTCGAGAGCCAAAGCTGCAGCTAAGAAGAACGAAGACGTGACCCATTCACGACAGTCAGGGGTACGGTACTTTTTTTAGTAACAAAGAAACTAATGAAGGATTGAAGGAACTGATGATACCTGATTTACATATTATGATGTTACTGTAATATTTGGAATAAATTACCTGATGTTATAAATTTTGTCTTATGTACAGTCTTACttaatagttgtagtagttgtggTGTATGACACCTGTCAGTGCAGTCTCAGCTTCAGTCTCTGTGCCTCAGGAACGTCTTAAAATGCTTTAAGTAGATTGTTTGTACATGtaatgatatacatatatatgaaaaaaatatttttttcaaaagtctttgaaaagttactttatttcagtaattcagttaaaatatgaaactcatattatatagatgtattgcactctattttatgcgtttattttattttttgatgattatggcttacagccaatcaaacctaaaaatcagtttctcagaaagtttgaatattatataagaccaattggtactttctgcagtgtgggcagtgtgccaaatcctgctggaaaatgaaatctgcatctcaataaaatttgtcagcagagggaagcatgaagtgctgtaagattttgtgggaaaacaaaactgcactgactttagactaacacagtggatcaacaccacaaaatcttacagtacttcatgcttccctctgctgacaacttttatggagatgcagatttcattttccaacaggacttggttcactgcccacactgcctaaagtaccaattggtcttatataatattctaattttctgagacactgatttctgggttttcattggctgtaagccataatcatcaacaataaaataaataaacactgaaaatagatcactctgtgtgtaatacatctatataattatatgagtttcacattttgaactgaattactgaaataaagtaacttttcaaagattttctaATTTCTTGAGATTTCCCTGTATTAATTTgacattttacaatatttccctCACAGAGGCAGGTGCTGCAGCCAGTAGATGAATTTTTCCTTTTCCTCGTGCATCTCTCTGTTGGCCTGAAGGAGAGAGACTTGGGACACCGCTTTAACATCCATCCTTCCACAGTCAGCAGAATAATTTCAACGTGGACAAACTACCTTTACACGCTTCTAGGATCTGTGTGCATTTGGTTGTCGCAAGAGGAAGTGAAAAACAATCTCCCTGCTGAATACAAAGACTATCCTGATACTCAGGTAATCTTGGACTGCACTGAGCTCAGGTGCCAGACACCATCATCACCACTCCTACAAAGTGAGATGTACTCCACATACAAGTCACACTGCACCATGAAGGGCCTGGTTGGCATAGCCCCACATGGTCCTGTGACATTCGTCTCCTCACTTTATGCTGGGTCAGTGAGTGACAAAGAGCTGTTCAAACAGTCAGGGTTGGCCAATTTGCTCACTGAAGGAATGGCAGTGATGGTTGACAAGGGCTTTCTCATTACTGATTGTGTGAAGTGCAAAGTGCACTGCCCACCATTTCTGTCAAAGCAAAACCAGATGCCTGCATACCAGGTTACTGAAACCCAATCCATAGCTCGACTTAGAGTACATGTAGAACGTGTAATTAGGAGAATCAAACAAAACAAGTTGTTTGATGGTGTCATGTCTCTTACCCATACAGTAAACATTAGCCAGTTGTTTACAGTGGCATGCCTTTTGTCAAATTATCAAAACAAAGCACTGGTTAAGGCATGGGTTAAATAACTCCAGTCCCAGGGAGTCCATCTCCTCTATAGTTCTAGAGAATCAGTTCAGATTCAGCTCCTGATGTGAATAGCCAATGTACCAAAACATGTAAATAGTTtgcagcactcacacacacacatactcttcgcaagaattatttttgttttatttgtgcacAATTTCATTAAGTAAACATATAATTTAATAAGAATATAAACTcacaatttttttaagtatctgtTCAATATATTGAAGAAATtactatttaataaataatatatacattaatatataatatatagtagaatatataatacataataatataaaatagaatagaatatataatatatagaatattcaatataaaatataatagaatataatagaatagaataatattgaatatttaatataaaatataatagaatatatataatatataatagaataatatataatatatatagaatatttaatataaaatataatagaatatataatagaatagaatatagaatatatagaacaATTAATAGAATATggaatagaatatagaatatatagaataattAATAGAATATATActagaataatataaaatatatatataatattttatataatagaatatataatagaatgtataatatagaatatttaatataatataaaatatttaatataaaatagaatagaatatataatatttattaaaatagaacagaatatattataatagatgatatatatatatatatatatatatatatatatatatatatataaataatgtaatatataagtataaaaaagtattttcagGATTTAACAGATACTTATTATGGGTGCAAAATGTTTATACTATAGCAGTAGATAATTGTATACAGAACATTCCATTTCCAActatttagtttatgttcacacAATgtttatcgtcgctgtccaatgaaaaacacttatctccaaaacagcaactgtacaggaaagacaaaaaatcttgtaaactttcaatagaagtcaatgtaaaaagagtttttcaggtcattttaaagagtttctattgctCCATTGAACAATAAATTGTGAAACAGTGTAAGGaactgtttgtttgttcaaattatgtagtaaactaaaaatcgacaaaaattgagttttttttttttttttgggacagcgacgatatattaaACTGTAAAAGAGCAGATTGTACTAAAAGCCACAGTAATTTTAGACACACCTCATATATATTAAACCTATAATGTGATTCAGGTGTGTTTGTGCAGATTCTGTATGAACTTTTGTAAACTTTgtacaataaaaacattttgtaacaagtgtaaacagattcagttttcatttttacattttaacgtTTCATTGACAGGTATTTT from Astyanax mexicanus isolate ESR-SI-001 chromosome 11, AstMex3_surface, whole genome shotgun sequence encodes:
- the LOC111188276 gene encoding uncharacterized protein LOC111188276, which produces MSFCWLIEPSVHKMVRVSRAKAAAKKNEDVTHSRQSGRQVLQPVDEFFLFLVHLSVGLKERDLGHRFNIHPSTVSRIISTWTNYLYTLLGSVCIWLSQEEVKNNLPAEYKDYPDTQVILDCTELRCQTPSSPLLQSEMYSTYKSHCTMKGLVGIAPHGPVTFVSSLYAGSVSDKELFKQSGLANLLTEGMAVMVDKGFLITDCVKCKVHCPPFLSKQNQMPAYQVTETQSIARLRVHVERVIRRIKQNKLFDGVMSLTHTVNISQLFTVACLLSNYQNKALVKAWVK